One genomic segment of Vibrio quintilis includes these proteins:
- the mpl gene encoding UDP-N-acetylmuramate:L-alanyl-gamma-D-glutamyl-meso-diaminopimelate ligase, whose amino-acid sequence MHIHILGICGTFMGGIAILARQMGHRVTGSDLNVYPPMSTMLESQGIEIIQGYNPEQLKSEPDLIVVGNAMTRGNPCVEYMLDHNLKYTSGPQWLCEHLLRERWVLAVSGTHGKTTTSSMLTWILEYCGYKPGFLIGGVPGNFDTSARLGESDFFVVEADEYDSAFFDKRSKFVHYHPRTLIMNNLEFDHADIFDDLDAIKRQFHHLVRIVPGIGRILLPRQDTNLADVLAQGCWSETEYTGSDENWNVTKLKKDGSSFQILWKGDVVGRVDWALIGDHNVQNALMAIGAARHVGVVPELACEALGHFVNTRRRLEKRGEIKGVSVYDDFAHHPTAIRMTLEGLRNKVDKQRILAVLEPRSATMKMGIHQATLAASLDQADAVFLYQPEALDWSVTDVAGQCRSSGFISDDVDSLVDQIVAFSRPGDQILVMSNGGFGGIHQKLLAALEKHEYV is encoded by the coding sequence ATGCACATACATATATTGGGAATTTGTGGCACATTCATGGGCGGAATTGCCATTCTGGCCCGTCAAATGGGACACCGTGTCACGGGTTCTGATTTAAATGTTTACCCGCCAATGAGCACAATGCTTGAGTCGCAAGGCATTGAAATTATTCAGGGTTATAACCCTGAGCAGCTTAAGTCTGAACCGGATTTAATTGTGGTTGGCAATGCAATGACGCGTGGTAATCCATGCGTGGAATACATGTTAGATCATAACCTCAAATATACCTCCGGACCGCAGTGGCTATGTGAACATTTATTGCGCGAACGATGGGTATTAGCCGTATCGGGTACACATGGAAAAACAACCACATCCAGTATGCTGACCTGGATTCTTGAGTACTGTGGTTACAAACCCGGTTTTTTGATTGGTGGCGTTCCCGGTAACTTTGATACATCGGCCAGACTGGGCGAAAGTGACTTTTTTGTGGTCGAAGCGGATGAATATGACAGTGCTTTTTTCGATAAGCGATCTAAGTTTGTTCACTATCATCCCCGGACCTTGATTATGAACAATCTTGAGTTTGATCATGCTGACATCTTCGATGATTTGGATGCGATTAAGCGACAATTTCATCATTTAGTCAGAATTGTTCCCGGAATTGGCAGAATACTATTGCCGCGTCAGGATACGAATCTGGCGGATGTTCTGGCGCAAGGATGCTGGAGTGAAACTGAATATACCGGGAGTGATGAAAACTGGAATGTAACAAAACTGAAAAAAGATGGATCTTCATTCCAGATCTTATGGAAAGGTGATGTTGTCGGGCGTGTCGACTGGGCGCTTATCGGTGATCACAATGTACAGAATGCATTGATGGCAATTGGTGCGGCCCGGCATGTCGGGGTTGTTCCTGAACTTGCCTGTGAAGCACTGGGTCACTTTGTGAATACCCGGCGCAGACTTGAAAAGCGGGGAGAAATCAAAGGGGTGAGTGTTTATGATGATTTTGCGCACCACCCGACAGCCATCAGGATGACGCTGGAAGGTCTGAGAAATAAGGTGGATAAGCAACGGATTCTGGCGGTGCTGGAACCCCGCTCCGCTACGATGAAAATGGGGATTCATCAGGCAACGCTTGCCGCTTCACTTGATCAGGCTGATGCGGTGTTCTTATACCAGCCAGAAGCACTTGACTGGTCTGTTACTGATGTGGCCGGGCAATGTCGTTCATCTGGTTTTATCAGCGATGATGTCGATTCTCTGGTGGATCAAATTGTGGCATTTTCCCGGCCGGGTGATCAGATTCTGGTGATGAGCAACGGCGGGTTTGGCGGTATTCATCAAAAACTATTAGCAGCATTGGAGAAGCACGAGTATGTCTGA
- the thiB gene encoding thiamine ABC transporter substrate binding subunit: MPLALCSVFTALNASAAEKPVLTVYTYDSFASEWGPGPAIEKSFETQCGCDLQFIALDDGVSILNRLRLEGDHSKADIVLGLDDSLMTEAKKTGLLAPHQVDTSDVNLPDGWQDKTFVPFDYGYFAFVYRKDKLSNPPTSLKALVEQSDNLKIIYQDPRTSTPGQGLLLWMKSVYGDQADQAWQKLSRKTVTVTKGWSEAYSMFLKGESDMVLSYTTSPAYHQIAEKDDHYAAAAFKEGHYMQVEVAARLSGSQHPELAEQFLQFMLSDQFQSVIPTGNWMYPVTAGELPAGFRHLVHPSKTLRFTPDQVAQNRKQWIREWRRALTSN, encoded by the coding sequence TTGCCCCTTGCTTTATGTAGTGTCTTTACTGCTTTGAATGCTTCTGCTGCTGAGAAACCTGTCCTGACGGTTTATACCTATGATTCGTTTGCTTCTGAATGGGGGCCGGGGCCTGCGATTGAAAAATCATTTGAAACTCAGTGTGGTTGCGATTTGCAGTTTATTGCGCTCGATGATGGTGTTTCAATTCTGAATCGCCTCAGACTGGAAGGTGATCACAGCAAAGCAGATATTGTTTTAGGGCTGGATGACAGCCTGATGACCGAAGCAAAAAAAACCGGATTACTGGCTCCGCATCAGGTTGATACGTCTGACGTAAATTTACCTGACGGATGGCAAGATAAAACATTTGTCCCTTTTGATTATGGTTATTTCGCTTTTGTTTATCGTAAAGACAAATTATCGAATCCGCCGACAAGCCTGAAAGCACTGGTGGAACAATCAGATAATCTGAAGATTATTTATCAGGATCCACGCACATCCACACCCGGTCAGGGCTTATTGCTATGGATGAAATCCGTTTACGGCGATCAGGCTGATCAGGCATGGCAAAAACTATCCAGGAAAACAGTCACGGTGACAAAAGGCTGGTCAGAAGCTTATTCGATGTTTCTGAAAGGTGAGTCAGATATGGTTTTATCCTATACAACCTCACCTGCCTATCATCAGATTGCTGAAAAGGATGATCATTATGCGGCGGCTGCATTTAAGGAAGGTCATTATATGCAGGTGGAAGTTGCTGCCCGGTTATCAGGCAGTCAGCATCCTGAACTGGCTGAACAGTTTCTGCAATTTATGCTCAGTGATCAGTTTCAGTCGGTCATTCCGACAGGGAACTGGATGTATCCTGTGACAGCTGGTGAATTACCGGCAGGCTTCCGGCATCTGGTCCATCCGTCAAAAACACTCCGTTTTACACCGGATCAGGTTGCACAAAACCGGAAACAATGGATTCGTGAATGGCGCAGGGCGCTGACGTCCAACTGA
- the fbp gene encoding class 1 fructose-bisphosphatase encodes MSEMRTLGEFIIEKQTDFPHASGELSSLLASIRLAAKIVNREINKAGLVDITGAIGQENVQGEVQQKLDVYANEKFKAALEARDQVCGVASEEEDEVVLFDKDLNKNAKYVVLMDPLDGSSNIDVNVSVGTIFSIYRRVSPIGTTPTKEDFLQPGNKQVAAGYVIYGSSTMLVYTTGKGVNGFTYDPSLGTFCLSHENMMIPQDGRIYSINEGNYIRFPTGVKKYIKFCQENVPEDNRPYTSRYIGSLVSDFHRNLLKGGIYLYPSTLSHPQGKLRLLYECNPMAFLMEQAGGIASDGVNRIMDLEPRELHQRVPFFVGSPNMVRKVEEFLENNPD; translated from the coding sequence ATGTCAGAAATGAGAACGCTAGGCGAGTTCATCATTGAAAAACAAACTGATTTCCCCCATGCCAGCGGTGAACTGTCTTCGCTTCTGGCTTCAATCCGCCTTGCAGCCAAGATTGTGAACCGGGAAATCAATAAAGCTGGTCTGGTGGATATCACCGGAGCTATTGGCCAGGAAAATGTGCAGGGCGAAGTCCAGCAAAAGCTGGATGTCTATGCGAATGAGAAATTTAAAGCAGCGCTGGAAGCCCGGGATCAAGTCTGTGGTGTTGCCAGTGAAGAAGAAGATGAAGTCGTTCTTTTTGATAAAGACCTCAACAAAAATGCCAAGTATGTTGTACTCATGGATCCGCTGGACGGCTCTTCAAATATTGATGTAAATGTTTCCGTTGGCACGATATTTTCGATCTACCGGCGCGTCTCACCGATTGGCACCACTCCAACCAAAGAAGATTTTTTACAGCCAGGTAATAAGCAGGTTGCGGCAGGTTATGTCATTTATGGTTCATCCACCATGCTGGTTTATACAACCGGCAAAGGTGTCAATGGCTTTACCTATGACCCTTCTTTAGGCACCTTTTGCTTATCTCATGAAAATATGATGATTCCACAAGACGGGCGCATTTACTCAATCAATGAAGGGAATTACATTCGCTTCCCGACGGGCGTGAAGAAATACATCAAGTTCTGTCAGGAGAATGTGCCGGAAGATAATCGTCCGTATACATCACGATACATTGGCTCTCTGGTGTCCGATTTTCACCGGAATCTGCTGAAAGGCGGCATCTATCTTTATCCAAGTACATTAAGCCACCCTCAGGGCAAACTGAGACTGCTTTACGAATGTAATCCGATGGCTTTCCTGATGGAACAGGCCGGTGGTATTGCCAGTGACGGCGTGAACCGCATTATGGATCTGGAACCGAGAGAGCTTCATCAACGTGTTCCGTTCTTTGTCGGCTCTCCAAATATGGTCCGCAAAGTCGAAGAATTCCTTGA
- the thiP gene encoding thiamine/thiamine pyrophosphate ABC transporter permease, translated as MAQGADVQLMNLVPIPRSGIGVVFIVMIFVISAFGALIFHASDLAFSEVLQDDYYLHMTWFSFYQAGLSTLLSVIPALPVAVALNRRQFPGRQLLLKLFSVTLVMPVLVGVFGLLAIYGHSGLAAKIYQFSGLEFSFSVYGLNGILLAHVFFNLPYASRLFLHVLDMIPPQHDQLALHLGMGAWSRFRLIEWPRLRQQLPHIAGLVFMLCFTSFATVMALGGGPQATTIELGIYQAIKFDFDLQSGAVLAIWQVLLCSTLSYGVQRMSRTIPVRTSGSFSREFVFRDSLSSRLWDWSWITLCLLLVLPPLVMVCLSGLNAHLSGVLFSLSFWSAVKDSVCVAFIAAGLSVIAGICVLMSSRAWRLRGSLRSADLLETSGMMILVTPGIVLSTGLFLLLRTFTDAFHFAFGVVVLVNAMMALPYVIKTLHQPMWTMARQYNLLCASLGMNGWRRFLIVEWRAIRKPVVHAFVISFLVSMGDLSAIALFGSQDFKTLPLYLYQLMGSYQMEAAAVVALFLLLMSVGCFWGAEKLFRTGGKSIVKA; from the coding sequence ATGGCGCAGGGCGCTGACGTCCAACTGATGAATCTGGTGCCAATTCCCCGGTCCGGGATCGGAGTCGTCTTTATCGTCATGATTTTTGTTATCAGTGCATTTGGTGCACTGATTTTTCATGCATCGGATCTGGCATTTAGTGAAGTGCTGCAGGATGATTATTACCTGCATATGACCTGGTTTAGTTTTTATCAGGCCGGATTATCAACTCTGTTAAGTGTTATTCCTGCATTACCGGTTGCTGTTGCATTAAATCGCAGACAGTTTCCCGGCCGTCAGCTGTTGCTGAAACTTTTTTCTGTCACATTAGTGATGCCGGTTTTGGTGGGGGTGTTCGGGTTATTGGCTATTTATGGTCACAGCGGACTGGCGGCGAAGATATATCAGTTTTCAGGCCTGGAATTCTCTTTTTCAGTGTATGGTTTAAATGGCATTTTACTGGCGCATGTATTTTTTAATTTACCTTACGCGAGCCGTTTGTTTCTGCATGTTTTAGATATGATTCCTCCGCAGCATGATCAACTGGCTTTACATCTTGGAATGGGAGCATGGTCAAGATTCCGGTTGATCGAATGGCCCCGTCTTCGCCAGCAGCTTCCCCATATTGCAGGACTGGTGTTTATGCTGTGTTTCACCAGTTTTGCGACCGTAATGGCATTAGGTGGCGGGCCGCAGGCTACCACCATAGAGCTGGGTATCTATCAGGCCATCAAGTTTGATTTTGACCTGCAGTCCGGTGCCGTACTTGCCATCTGGCAGGTACTGCTTTGCAGCACTTTGTCTTATGGTGTGCAGCGTATGAGCCGGACGATTCCGGTTCGCACCAGCGGTAGCTTTTCCCGTGAATTCGTCTTCCGGGATTCATTATCATCCAGGTTATGGGACTGGAGCTGGATTACGCTTTGTTTGTTGCTGGTGTTGCCCCCGTTGGTGATGGTGTGTCTCAGTGGTTTGAATGCTCATTTATCCGGGGTACTGTTCAGTTTAAGCTTCTGGTCGGCTGTAAAAGATTCAGTTTGTGTTGCATTCATCGCAGCAGGTTTGTCAGTGATTGCCGGGATATGTGTTTTAATGAGCAGCCGGGCCTGGCGTTTGCGGGGAAGTCTGCGCAGTGCCGATCTGCTTGAAACATCAGGGATGATGATTCTGGTCACGCCCGGAATCGTATTGAGTACAGGATTATTTTTATTGCTGAGAACCTTTACGGATGCGTTTCATTTTGCCTTTGGTGTCGTTGTTCTGGTCAATGCAATGATGGCGCTGCCTTATGTAATTAAAACGTTGCACCAGCCTATGTGGACGATGGCCCGCCAGTATAATCTGTTATGTGCCAGCCTCGGAATGAATGGATGGCGGCGTTTTTTGATTGTTGAATGGCGGGCAATCCGGAAGCCGGTTGTGCATGCATTTGTGATCAGTTTTTTGGTTTCAATGGGTGATTTAAGTGCCATTGCTTTATTTGGCAGTCAGGATTTTAAAACATTGCCGCTGTATTTATATCAATTGATGGGCAGTTATCAGATGGAGGCGGCGGCGGTCGTTGCCTTATTTTTATTATTAATGAGTGTCGGATGCTTCTGGGGAGCAGAAAAATTATTCAGGACCGGAGGAAAATCAATTGTTAAAGCTTGA
- a CDS encoding flavin prenyltransferase UbiX, which yields MSDLKKEKKITLAWTGASGGPYGLRLLQHLLAADYQVYLLISSAARVVLATEQGVKLPASPEKTHEILVDYMQCRPQQLVVCGKEDWFSPVASGSAAPKQMVVCPCSAGSLAAIAYGMSDNLIERAADVVIKERGQLLLVVRETPFSTIHLENMLKLSQAGVTIMPASPGFYTQPESVEDMIDFMVGRISDHLGIEQTMVPRWGYDNRPTE from the coding sequence ATGTCTGATTTAAAAAAAGAAAAAAAGATAACACTGGCATGGACGGGAGCTTCAGGTGGTCCTTACGGACTTCGGTTGCTACAGCATTTACTGGCAGCTGATTATCAGGTTTATCTGCTGATTTCTTCTGCGGCCCGGGTGGTTCTTGCAACCGAACAGGGGGTGAAATTACCCGCCTCACCGGAAAAAACACACGAGATTCTGGTGGATTACATGCAGTGCCGGCCACAGCAGCTGGTTGTCTGCGGCAAAGAAGACTGGTTTTCTCCGGTTGCGTCCGGTTCCGCTGCGCCAAAACAGATGGTGGTTTGTCCCTGTTCTGCCGGGAGTCTTGCTGCGATTGCGTATGGCATGTCAGACAACCTGATTGAACGGGCAGCTGATGTCGTAATTAAAGAAAGAGGGCAACTGCTTCTGGTGGTGCGTGAAACCCCATTTTCTACCATCCATCTGGAAAATATGCTCAAGCTGTCTCAGGCGGGCGTGACTATTATGCCTGCATCGCCGGGCTTTTATACCCAGCCGGAATCAGTAGAAGATATGATTGATTTCATGGTCGGGCGTATTTCCGATCATCTGGGGATAGAGCAAACTATGGTTCCCCGCTGGGGATATGACAATCGCCCCACAGAGTGA